One Candidatus Cardinium hertigii DNA window includes the following coding sequences:
- the aspS gene encoding aspartate--tRNA(Asn) ligase, whose translation MHALVEIKNLSSLSEQEIVRVRGRVFSKKVHGTLLFLILRDGLHTLQVIVVKGKAVAGHAFSDSCYDELRKVENESFIEAIGIVQRTEKPVLACSQQKIELRLIAYTLMSRATLTLPITLKETERAEVAAAIPYGKRLDNRVLDLRTRLSQAIFRVNDGMLGYIQKYLREEEFMEIKTPKLIGGSSEGGAAPFRLDYFGEPACLAQSPQLYKQMVLMGGFKRVFEIGPVFRAEHSHTTRHLTEFVGIDLEMLLDETYQEVIQLLYRLLTSLFTKLNEQYSSEIAFIQAFFHTTPLLFAPELVALTFPEAVALLSASGSTRGEEEDFSTEEEKQLGAIIREQYQTDLYVVTGYPAAVRPFYTFIDPENPTYTYGYDFMLRGMEILSGAQRIHDYKLLSERAAALGIAAHTMSHYLEAFQYGAPPHAGAGMGLERLLRAFLGLPDVRYSSLFPRYPKRLYP comes from the coding sequence ATGCATGCACTTGTAGAAATTAAAAATCTTTCTTCACTAAGCGAGCAGGAAATCGTCCGGGTAAGGGGCAGGGTATTTTCTAAAAAAGTACATGGAACCCTATTGTTCTTAATTTTGAGGGATGGGTTACATACGTTGCAGGTCATTGTCGTAAAAGGAAAAGCTGTCGCTGGACATGCGTTTTCAGATAGCTGCTATGATGAGCTACGTAAAGTGGAAAATGAATCTTTTATAGAAGCAATCGGTATCGTTCAACGAACCGAAAAACCTGTATTGGCCTGTTCTCAACAAAAGATAGAATTGCGGCTGATTGCTTATACATTGATGAGCAGGGCTACTTTAACTTTACCAATTACCCTTAAAGAAACAGAACGAGCAGAAGTAGCCGCTGCTATACCTTATGGGAAGCGGTTGGATAATCGGGTCTTAGATCTGCGTACCCGTCTGTCGCAAGCTATTTTTCGTGTCAATGATGGTATGCTTGGGTACATACAAAAATACCTTCGTGAAGAGGAATTTATGGAAATTAAAACCCCGAAACTGATTGGGGGTTCCTCAGAAGGTGGTGCGGCACCATTTAGATTGGATTACTTTGGAGAACCTGCTTGTTTGGCACAAAGCCCCCAGCTATACAAACAAATGGTCCTCATGGGTGGCTTTAAGCGCGTATTTGAGATAGGCCCTGTTTTTCGTGCAGAGCATTCGCATACCACACGGCATCTTACGGAATTTGTAGGGATAGACCTTGAGATGCTCCTAGATGAAACCTATCAAGAAGTGATTCAACTGTTGTATCGATTGTTAACCTCTCTTTTTACTAAATTGAATGAGCAGTATAGCTCTGAAATAGCATTTATACAAGCTTTTTTTCATACTACCCCCCTGTTGTTTGCCCCGGAACTGGTAGCGTTGACTTTTCCAGAGGCGGTTGCCCTATTAAGCGCCTCTGGCAGTACCAGGGGAGAAGAGGAGGATTTCTCCACAGAAGAGGAGAAGCAATTAGGAGCAATCATCAGGGAGCAATACCAAACTGATTTGTATGTGGTCACCGGTTATCCTGCTGCAGTGCGCCCTTTTTATACTTTTATTGATCCAGAAAATCCTACCTATACCTATGGTTATGATTTTATGTTACGAGGAATGGAAATACTTTCTGGTGCACAACGCATACACGATTATAAATTATTAAGCGAGCGGGCAGCTGCATTGGGCATAGCAGCTCATACGATGTCTCATTATCTAGAAGCCTTTCAGTATGGTGCGCCCCCGCATGCAGGGGCGGGTATGGGGTTGGAACGCCTGCTGCGTGCTTTTCTGGGGCTGCCAGATGTCCGCTATAGCAGTCTTTTTCCAAGATACCCTAAACGATTGTATCCTTAG